One window of Chryseobacterium sp. JJR-5R genomic DNA carries:
- a CDS encoding FAD-dependent monooxygenase, whose product MKNKKILVSGASIAGPTLAYWLHQYDFEVTVVEREPELRLGGQNIDVKGPAKEIAVKMGIVEEIRNHNTTEIGLRFVDSQNQTLAEFPADSSMSMTQELEILRGDLVRILYEHTSNDVKYIFGDHIVNIKQTDDEVEVEFGSGKKEFFDIVISAEGIGSGTRNLAFGRPPRYKYLGLHTAYLTIPKKNTDSRWARWYNAPKGIVFMLRPDNYGETRASVTFLAEENAYKDLDEKEQKKALIRHIQGAGWESERLVDEIEGSRDFYFERVSQVKADRWSTGRVAVTGDAAWCATPIAGKGTDLAMAGAYVLAGELSKAKDHEEAFRNYEEIMRPYVEECQKLPPGIPGIVYPESKWGVALLNKCIRVAGSKPVKRLAGFFSGKKEDKKEFILPDYGNGSDHKEN is encoded by the coding sequence ATGAAGAATAAAAAAATATTAGTCTCTGGAGCCAGCATTGCCGGCCCTACCTTGGCATACTGGTTACATCAATATGATTTTGAAGTCACCGTAGTGGAACGTGAGCCTGAATTAAGACTTGGCGGGCAAAATATTGATGTGAAAGGACCGGCGAAAGAAATTGCTGTGAAAATGGGAATTGTAGAGGAAATTCGTAATCACAACACAACTGAGATCGGACTGCGTTTCGTAGATTCGCAAAATCAGACATTGGCGGAATTTCCGGCTGATAGTTCAATGAGTATGACGCAGGAACTGGAAATCCTGCGTGGGGATCTGGTTAGGATCCTTTATGAACACACCTCGAATGATGTTAAGTATATCTTCGGCGATCATATTGTCAATATAAAGCAAACAGATGACGAGGTAGAAGTTGAATTCGGCAGCGGAAAAAAAGAATTTTTTGATATCGTGATTTCGGCAGAGGGTATAGGCTCGGGCACGCGTAACCTGGCGTTTGGCAGGCCTCCCCGTTACAAGTATTTGGGCCTGCATACAGCATATCTGACGATCCCAAAGAAAAATACAGACAGCCGATGGGCCCGCTGGTACAACGCGCCAAAAGGAATCGTTTTCATGCTGCGCCCTGACAATTACGGAGAAACAAGGGCTTCAGTTACTTTTCTGGCTGAAGAGAATGCCTATAAAGACCTTGACGAGAAGGAGCAGAAGAAAGCGCTGATCAGGCATATACAAGGTGCAGGCTGGGAGTCTGAACGCCTCGTTGATGAAATCGAAGGGAGCAGGGATTTCTATTTTGAAAGAGTCAGCCAGGTCAAGGCTGATCGGTGGAGTACCGGCAGGGTTGCCGTTACGGGCGATGCAGCCTGGTGCGCTACACCGATTGCAGGTAAAGGTACTGATCTTGCCATGGCCGGAGCTTACGTACTTGCCGGAGAGTTGTCAAAGGCAAAGGACCATGAGGAAGCTTTTAGAAATTATGAAGAAATAATGAGGCCATACGTTGAAGAATGTCAGAAGCTGCCACCTGGTATTCCGGGCATCGTGTATCCTGAATCAAAATGGGGAGTTGCTCTGCTGAACAAATGTATTAGGGTAGCAGGGAGTAAACCTGTTAAGCGGTTAGCGGGTTTTTTTTCAGGAAAGAAAGAAGACAAAAAAGAATTTATACTTCCGGATTATGGGAACGGGTCTGATCATAAGGAAAATTGA
- a CDS encoding nitronate monooxygenase, producing MSWVTNAELVAAVSNAGGLGMLGPHAGQKTNPASFEEITDRLRKEIRKVKILTEKPFAVPVVISNDLTEIDKIADLLIEEDVKVVLVNGIENFDFGPLVKRFKDNHIKTIYRALNPSVENALYAERIGVDILVATGFDEGGTVPDKIIGTFSIVPMISDAVNIPVMAAGGIADIRAVRAALALGAEGIFAGTVFIATEENPAAENVKQLIIDHTASDLLIFRTNPAYYRSIPTPYSRELLAMDERGHTRDEIAHKMYGEQGLKVGMLDGDINKGYITVGNGISYIKKIRSVKEVISELMYDFN from the coding sequence ATGTCATGGGTTACGAATGCAGAATTAGTTGCCGCTGTAAGTAATGCCGGAGGTTTAGGAATGCTGGGTCCCCACGCAGGCCAAAAAACAAATCCAGCATCATTTGAGGAAATTACAGATCGGCTGCGAAAAGAAATACGGAAAGTGAAAATTTTGACTGAAAAACCTTTTGCAGTACCAGTGGTAATTTCTAATGATTTAACCGAAATTGATAAAATAGCTGACCTGCTTATCGAGGAAGATGTGAAAGTGGTTCTGGTGAATGGTATCGAAAACTTTGATTTCGGGCCTCTGGTTAAAAGATTCAAAGACAACCATATTAAAACAATTTACCGTGCACTAAATCCAAGCGTGGAAAACGCCTTATATGCGGAAAGAATAGGTGTAGATATTCTTGTAGCCACCGGATTTGACGAAGGCGGAACAGTTCCCGATAAAATCATCGGTACATTTTCAATTGTACCGATGATTTCCGATGCTGTGAATATTCCGGTAATGGCAGCGGGGGGAATTGCAGATATCCGGGCAGTCCGAGCTGCATTGGCCCTGGGCGCCGAGGGAATATTTGCAGGTACCGTTTTTATCGCTACAGAAGAAAATCCCGCTGCAGAAAATGTCAAACAACTTATCATTGACCACACAGCCAGCGACTTATTGATCTTCAGAACCAATCCTGCGTACTACCGCTCTATACCAACACCCTATAGCCGTGAACTTTTGGCAATGGATGAACGGGGTCATACACGGGATGAAATTGCCCATAAAATGTATGGCGAACAGGGATTAAAAGTAGGAATGCTGGATGGAGATATCAACAAAGGGTATATCACGGTAGGAAACGGCATCTCTTACATTAAAAAGATTCGTTCGGTAAAAGAGGTGATATCAGAACTGATGTATGATTTTAATTGA
- a CDS encoding LLM class flavin-dependent oxidoreductase, giving the protein MMSKKTSYSILELAIVSERSSFKQTLNNSLALAKVAEEYNYTRYWFAEHHNSESVASSATSILIGYIAENTEKIRVGSGGIMLPNHSPLVIAEQFGTLAQLYPDRIDLGLGRAPGTDMPTAQAIRSDFMKAAHSFPAEVEKIEDYFSIENKTSKVRVPIAEGVDVPVYILGSSTDSAHLAAAKGLPYAFASHFASAHLHSALEIYREEFQVSDVLKKPYTIAGANIIIADTDEEAERAFTSLIRMFFGVLTGNSKPLQAPTEMTEDLIEVLKHPSLHQMLKYSFVGNKETVKKQVEDFIEQTQVDEIIMVSNIFALEDRIKSAQLFAEIMDELNAKKASVVN; this is encoded by the coding sequence ATCATGAGTAAAAAAACATCATATTCAATTCTAGAACTCGCCATCGTTTCGGAAAGGAGCAGTTTTAAACAAACTCTGAACAACTCACTTGCTTTAGCTAAAGTGGCAGAAGAATATAATTATACAAGGTATTGGTTTGCAGAACATCACAATTCCGAATCGGTTGCCAGTAGTGCAACCTCCATATTAATTGGCTACATTGCTGAAAATACGGAGAAAATCAGGGTCGGTTCGGGCGGAATTATGCTTCCGAACCATTCGCCACTTGTCATTGCAGAGCAGTTTGGAACATTAGCCCAACTTTATCCCGACAGAATTGATCTGGGATTGGGAAGAGCTCCCGGAACTGATATGCCTACTGCACAAGCCATTCGTTCGGATTTTATGAAAGCGGCACACTCTTTTCCTGCAGAAGTGGAGAAGATTGAGGACTATTTTTCCATTGAAAATAAAACTTCGAAAGTAAGGGTACCGATTGCAGAAGGGGTGGATGTTCCGGTTTATATTTTAGGTTCAAGTACGGACAGTGCGCATCTGGCAGCAGCGAAAGGATTGCCTTATGCCTTTGCAAGTCATTTTGCATCTGCTCATTTGCATTCCGCCTTGGAAATTTATCGGGAAGAATTCCAAGTATCTGACGTTTTGAAAAAACCGTACACGATTGCCGGAGCTAATATCATCATTGCCGATACGGATGAAGAGGCAGAAAGAGCATTCACATCATTAATCAGAATGTTTTTCGGCGTTTTGACCGGAAACTCAAAGCCATTGCAGGCACCAACTGAAATGACGGAAGATTTAATTGAAGTCTTAAAACATCCAAGTTTGCATCAAATGTTGAAATATTCGTTTGTAGGAAATAAGGAAACGGTTAAAAAACAGGTAGAGGATTTCATTGAACAAACTCAAGTTGATGAGATTATTATGGTGTCTAATATCTTTGCACTGGAAGATAGAATAAAATCGGCACAACTTTTTGCTGAAATAATGGATGAACTCAATGCTAAAAAGGCTTCCGTAGTTAATTAA
- a CDS encoding winged helix-turn-helix transcriptional regulator, whose amino-acid sequence MEWKLAVIISVGIGNERFTEIQEGIGGITPKVLDKELKDFREA is encoded by the coding sequence ATGGAATGGAAACTGGCAGTTATCATTTCAGTGGGTATAGGAAATGAGCGATTTACGGAGATTCAGGAGGGGATTGGAGGCATTACGCCGAAAGTTTTAGATAAAGAACTGAAAGATTTTCGAGAAGCATAA
- a CDS encoding helix-turn-helix domain-containing protein produces the protein MIQSSGKYTLLCIVLSKRKAHFLIQDIIMAVKKGYNDCISTIKPVRDFLDVMSGKWKFPILVSIGVGNDRFTDIQESIPGITPKVLAKELKELEQHELVKRTVIGDYPVKITYTREPYADTLTPIIYAMKDWGINHREKVFGDKEKENS, from the coding sequence ATGATACAAAGTTCCGGAAAATATACTTTACTTTGTATAGTACTTTCCAAAAGGAAAGCACATTTTCTTATTCAGGATATTATTATGGCAGTAAAAAAAGGTTATAACGATTGCATCAGTACCATCAAACCGGTACGGGATTTTTTAGATGTAATGAGCGGAAAGTGGAAATTCCCTATTCTTGTGTCTATAGGAGTAGGCAATGACCGGTTTACGGATATACAGGAGAGTATTCCGGGCATCACTCCTAAGGTTCTTGCCAAAGAGTTAAAAGAGCTGGAGCAACATGAACTGGTTAAAAGAACCGTAATAGGTGATTACCCAGTAAAAATTACATACACTCGTGAGCCTTATGCAGATACTTTAACACCAATAATTTATGCAATGAAAGACTGGGGGATTAATCACCGGGAAAAAGTCTTTGGAGATAAAGAGAAGGAAAATAGCTAA
- a CDS encoding nitroreductase: MEADISKTQQSNFTFQEVLRLRKSCRGFLETKVPNDIITSVLEDAHLAPSNCNTQPWETHIISGDKLRELSEALLRENNAQRFTPDFSFDTDEYHGRYKERYFNLAKTHYEGFGIKREDQEGRKEVSDLNYKFFNAPYLAIPFMPSFGDNVRVGGDIGMYGQTFLLSLTAHGLAGIPQTALGFFAETIRGILNVPEELKMLFGISFGYADPTAPGNSFKLGRDPIGSNVIFHQ; the protein is encoded by the coding sequence ATGGAAGCAGACATATCAAAAACGCAACAAAGCAACTTTACATTCCAGGAGGTATTACGTTTAAGAAAATCCTGTCGCGGCTTTTTGGAGACGAAGGTACCGAATGACATTATCACCTCCGTTTTGGAAGATGCACATCTGGCACCGTCCAATTGTAATACCCAGCCATGGGAAACACATATTATTTCAGGCGATAAACTCAGAGAATTGTCTGAAGCTTTACTCAGAGAAAATAATGCACAAAGATTTACGCCGGATTTTAGCTTTGATACGGATGAGTATCACGGTCGTTATAAAGAACGTTACTTTAACCTGGCTAAGACTCATTACGAAGGGTTTGGGATAAAACGTGAAGACCAGGAAGGACGAAAAGAAGTTTCTGATCTGAATTACAAATTCTTTAATGCTCCGTACCTTGCGATACCTTTTATGCCGTCATTTGGCGATAATGTGCGTGTGGGCGGCGATATAGGAATGTATGGTCAAACATTTCTCTTATCACTCACAGCACATGGTCTTGCCGGTATCCCGCAGACAGCGCTGGGCTTTTTCGCGGAAACGATAAGGGGAATCCTGAATGTGCCTGAAGAGCTTAAAATGCTGTTTGGAATTTCATTTGGGTATGCCGATCCAACCGCACCGGGTAATTCATTTAAGCTCGGACGGGATCCGATTGGCAGCAATGTCATTTTTCATCAATAA